A genomic segment from Candidatus Brocadia sinica JPN1 encodes:
- the der gene encoding ribosome biogenesis GTPase Der — protein sequence MTIPVVTIVGRPNVGKSSLLNCLAKRRISIVEPTSGVTRDRVSTEIRYKDYVFELVDTGGMGVKDVDGLTGEIEAQIEIALLMADVILFVVDVREGVTPLDSMVTEKLRRLGKRIILIANKVDTPRFESQAADFNRLGFGEPLFLSALEGFGRSELLDRIVSVLPAPCPELVSPEPMMKLTIVGKRNAGKSTLINTLAKERRVIVSEVPGTTRDSVDVRFEIEGKQFLAIDTAGVRKKRQVKDSIEFYSMARAERSIRRADVVLLLIDATLKVSEVDKKLGDYIISECKPCIIVINKWDLVHGVETEKFNNYIYQCLPGLSFAPISFISAKNNEHVVEMMHLAMELYEQANTRITTSELNQALEEALTLHRPTRRKTKSPKIYYATQVGVSPPTFVLFVNDPRLFDSDYERYLSNQLRSKLPFSEVPLKFHFRARTKVQLSHA from the coding sequence ATGACTATTCCCGTTGTTACCATCGTTGGCAGGCCGAATGTAGGAAAATCTTCCCTGCTGAACTGCCTTGCAAAGCGCAGAATCTCTATCGTTGAGCCCACCAGTGGGGTTACGAGAGACCGTGTCTCGACAGAAATTCGATATAAGGATTATGTATTTGAGTTAGTCGATACAGGTGGAATGGGGGTAAAGGATGTGGACGGACTCACAGGGGAGATCGAAGCCCAAATAGAAATTGCACTCCTTATGGCCGACGTAATTCTCTTTGTGGTTGATGTGCGGGAAGGTGTGACTCCTTTGGATAGTATGGTTACCGAGAAGTTGCGTCGTCTGGGAAAAAGAATTATTCTTATCGCCAATAAAGTGGACACACCCAGGTTTGAATCCCAGGCAGCAGACTTCAATAGACTGGGGTTTGGCGAACCGCTCTTCCTGTCTGCCCTGGAGGGGTTTGGACGATCTGAACTGCTGGACAGGATTGTTTCAGTATTACCAGCGCCATGCCCGGAATTGGTTTCTCCTGAACCCATGATGAAACTTACTATTGTAGGCAAGCGGAACGCAGGGAAATCTACGTTAATCAACACCCTGGCTAAGGAGCGAAGGGTAATTGTCAGCGAAGTACCGGGCACTACACGGGATTCGGTGGATGTACGATTTGAAATAGAGGGCAAACAATTCCTGGCCATTGATACGGCCGGCGTGCGGAAGAAGAGGCAGGTGAAGGATTCCATCGAATTTTATAGTATGGCGCGGGCCGAGCGATCCATCCGGAGGGCAGACGTGGTGCTACTTCTCATTGATGCCACGCTAAAAGTATCCGAGGTGGATAAAAAATTGGGTGATTATATTATCTCCGAATGTAAGCCGTGCATTATTGTAATCAATAAATGGGATTTGGTACACGGGGTAGAAACAGAAAAATTTAATAATTATATTTACCAATGCCTGCCCGGACTTTCCTTTGCGCCCATCTCTTTCATTAGTGCAAAGAATAATGAGCACGTTGTAGAAATGATGCATTTGGCCATGGAACTTTATGAGCAGGCGAACACCCGCATTACGACTTCAGAATTGAATCAGGCATTGGAAGAAGCCCTGACCTTGCATCGTCCGACACGCAGGAAGACGAAGTCGCCAAAGATTTATTATGCCACCCAGGTGGGTGTATCCCCTCCCACATTTGTCCTTTTTGTTAACGATCCGAGACTCTTCGACAGCGATTACGAGCGATATCTTTCCAATCAACTCCGCAGTAAACTCCCCTTTTCGGAGGTTCCCCTGAAATTTCATTTCCGGGCCAGAACAAAAGTGCAATTGAGCCATGCTTAA
- a CDS encoding DUF6531 domain-containing protein encodes MAIRFFSTYFKLFLFLWLFYCCNATSAADLNDPALSDPFPLDQLYQRATRTGERLQAVYDRVQERLSEVKQEKDRLVALYERLRIDASELEADLDFRPDPSISVRFLPLKPPSELEPAVIIPPDLIHTTGFSRLVQSYRNATDASKSARWRSSFTQTAGIQAWEMLLRAPEVIYRYEIALAKARAAIIAYRNYLEKWQLAKAYMFDAMEITRRFPDDEEMVKERRVLIHGLRGRYAGEERRIDLRDYAEWQDTVLTMESKRDPIIDEIDATVETLAEHYPWISTQGELDDTEASGAPLTPERPRSARLPGLPASPLMSANLAPLGFRQLNDALYAARKFRALLQKPVWETMALYNVDVRLSELHFRELPGTGDPAFFRPEGLVPRFRGEPVKHHGVVSTFLRLETFRDTRISISDPTDVVCGVVNHMPEPMPEEEDETRTTGAGGLPDPTQLRERAETALRLVTGRIEIHEEDLERSLQLEQRLRDTYESYAEQARLMQNELQQIPDLAIYAPFPPTFERKRVGSEILGSIPFDLYNLSMLEQRRQLVVDMFQALTKTFDHLQNPGYSADALERASRWSARQALGFLHAAPVLLIDNHLLMTQRLLEDFYYGDYLEKWNLHREFIQKARALHLQQTAGRGETDLNEREQLRNEYRGKERLLHNKNHQAWEELVTARTTTLNELFREVEQLLRGIPEKLWDGRPWLYELPVANQNWPGSRDFKIIKDRFGELKSHWINITSLHLYLFFRHPADFGDLALKSQTLAFTLPAFEESEREPGGGLPSPFPSPAPGEAPRAPFVIIPRDASKPEGPRIVVLPRTREPFGKVSGYQEAPINAPFAGIGVHLADGSFVHRTSDITLRSWDDVDFDFVRSYRSNITYEGVMGPNWDFNYNQRLVPVGGERIPIKDAPLTYGEEFPRSDRTGRGSDLQFFDGDGRLFLYTFKKAEFRNTAIWGVWKGDALVSTYDAPAGRFDELLRIVILPDRNQRFSTDLDSSIVPSSIFYVRREKDGTRYFYNCHGLLTRIIDRTMFRELQFGYAGPFNPLTLTQTLSAVKLVHTGTVIKFEYELRSERGPPRLLRLVARSYHGLEKTVEYSYNDEGRLHEVTLPGSTEQNPIVLRYTYGDKNLLTTITSPREVARDGIHFLKNEYSNGRVSSQTWGVPPEDGGTYIFKYDGLSVEVTDPGKNRTVYTLKTESGNIVTERMTEMGAEEGKSWSTSFDYYPFLLWRRVNFPKGNAVEYGRDAKNDFITLDSEPYNKLNQGNIRSIARISKSGNKLEQFTYTYEPYFNEVETVTDGRHYTTTYKYEPGFKRFEAYQNGRAVKIIYPDLTTANGTVHKDIHEIIEWTPFGPLKITDVGKHVTNFIYASTPDGFFPITRQHPDSTTRNVTYDDWWNEKTIKDERDIVTKFEYDGRDRPTDRYDDVNGFNIHTSYKYDENDNVTRVEHEWKDTFDSSLHPALSRLPAQPRKHVRTYDYYVRGMLKSETVELDDAALTTTYYYDGYGNRRRIESPLSGVTQRFFNERNQLSRISKGSQSEVLITETFEYDGNGNLEKHIDNRDNATTYLYDDFDRFRGITDAAGNKIEHLLDDSNNIKRTRFFGHPGGPTPVADNNPQILLRDIEFEIDEHNHVHTRHDHVLEIKDGESVSNGILDTRYIYDKEGLLDFVIDSHGHKTDNDYDSRHRLTKVTDAAGNYTLRILDGNGNIEELHEHEAAQEGAAEPSGTYVTKSEYNSLNYQIAETDPLNRTTRFFWDSLGNLRAQVRKSGVPDGFATLYSWDALHRKKEKRTEWVRHKKEGGLWATKWDDLVTTYKYDLTGGALSLTIMEKLQGLEGDRNDEDFSSTTELHYDATGRHIKTVRPDGATFEVMEYNADGNPVLMKDANETKVTNTYDVLNRLVKRTIEPGDGIGGVTEEHYEYDGLGRMTAAGGEGYVGFSYDSLGRILSEQQASRARVDDEDNGRLKPAVAFRAGRPLTPREPKVVTTTYKDTDHLTVTYTYPTLQFQVEEQYDPLERVSSTVLRSKNEEKGRVAYRYIGKNRVSIRTYSNDTKTHYFYDDDRLLQGIAHFGPQGRKLPRQLEPPLSPEEMKAVWDDVRVLLRSEDPLFATSEPLLAAYFTLRDKEGNIYLHDHIHPLPQTQPNTDHWRQERRIFAYDSFNQIQSQKHFISLYRRERAGGSPLSETSAQYHQYRETGARMITDIVENYDPPTGLEGNVKRRELTIGRTAIGNVVRYNPIKVDRLDKLTDLIPPTENLISESFGYEFDKTGNMIRDKMNNIEYHYDYRGRLVSARSVDDGTSVRYQYDPFDRLILRDVELGPESDPQTIVTWFIYNGEACIEEFPFGPEVTPLNRGRTSYVWGGSPGELVWMSRVLDVSADTESAVRNYFVHEDFNGSAQFFSTLRLVEKAGMLEIHDWRWKRRAPSIGKETFLPLPALGTRYEAYFEGNLLGGRPLFDFEKPINFSSRHMEEFRAELTRRRWEMDSWVLSRILTPFGGPVAAGIEGLGWVARLGLIATGNTSPQWDRRLENALFIADVLASFGSLALAGPDKWTRMAGEVGGSPEMWLRARRLARWAQIKPHLPLIGARISAGRTAITPGGALQIDANAARLRVIQAASEGSNLADDPFLDNNILVWIYEKQAGALKFAQKYHGLMSIDLTVASEFVAGGRSLRALGELMREHDIRLLEAATDAEATIVMKGIGRTSLSNDIRIIATARKHGVHLASGDRNLIAGAVRASLESVAFGSNIEVRAFRFVDPAIPFYKRVISTLRAQGISTPRDYIGPLTDFPRAP; translated from the coding sequence ATGGCAATTCGGTTCTTTTCTACGTATTTCAAATTGTTTCTTTTTCTGTGGCTCTTCTATTGTTGCAATGCAACGTCGGCAGCCGATTTGAACGATCCGGCCTTGAGTGATCCGTTTCCTCTTGACCAGTTGTATCAGCGCGCAACTAGGACGGGTGAACGGTTGCAGGCAGTATACGACAGGGTGCAGGAACGGCTGTCGGAAGTGAAACAGGAAAAGGATCGGCTCGTCGCTTTATATGAGCGGCTTCGGATCGATGCATCCGAGCTTGAAGCTGATTTGGATTTCCGACCAGACCCCTCAATCTCGGTTCGGTTTTTACCGCTTAAGCCTCCATCTGAACTTGAACCGGCCGTTATCATTCCACCCGATCTAATTCACACCACTGGATTTTCCCGTTTAGTACAATCCTATCGAAACGCAACAGATGCATCGAAGAGCGCCCGGTGGCGTTCGTCTTTTACCCAAACCGCTGGCATTCAGGCATGGGAGATGCTCCTTCGGGCACCGGAGGTGATCTACCGCTACGAAATTGCTCTGGCAAAAGCCCGCGCTGCGATCATTGCCTACAGAAATTATTTGGAAAAATGGCAATTGGCCAAGGCATACATGTTCGATGCTATGGAAATTACGCGTCGCTTTCCGGACGATGAGGAGATGGTAAAGGAACGTCGGGTCTTGATTCATGGCCTTCGGGGAAGATATGCCGGCGAGGAACGGCGCATAGACCTTCGTGATTATGCTGAATGGCAGGATACGGTACTGACCATGGAGAGCAAACGAGACCCGATAATCGATGAAATAGATGCAACAGTCGAAACACTTGCAGAGCATTATCCATGGATATCCACTCAAGGGGAGTTGGACGATACTGAAGCGTCTGGCGCGCCCCTTACTCCCGAACGTCCTCGCTCTGCGAGACTGCCTGGTCTGCCAGCCTCCCCGTTAATGTCTGCCAACCTTGCACCTCTCGGTTTCCGTCAGCTCAACGACGCCCTTTACGCGGCGCGTAAATTTCGTGCTCTTTTGCAAAAACCCGTCTGGGAAACCATGGCGTTATACAATGTTGACGTCAGGCTTTCGGAACTACACTTCAGGGAACTTCCCGGGACAGGCGATCCCGCATTCTTCCGGCCCGAAGGACTTGTTCCGCGGTTTCGCGGTGAACCGGTCAAACATCATGGTGTCGTCAGTACGTTTCTTCGACTCGAGACATTCAGGGATACGAGGATATCCATATCTGACCCCACTGATGTGGTGTGCGGCGTTGTCAACCATATGCCTGAACCAATGCCTGAGGAAGAGGACGAAACAAGAACGACAGGTGCCGGAGGATTACCGGATCCCACGCAACTTCGTGAGCGAGCAGAGACAGCATTACGCTTGGTGACCGGTCGAATCGAAATACATGAGGAAGACCTCGAAAGATCGTTACAACTGGAACAGCGTCTTCGCGATACTTATGAAAGTTACGCGGAACAAGCCCGGCTCATGCAAAATGAGCTGCAACAGATACCTGACCTTGCAATATACGCACCATTTCCCCCGACTTTCGAACGAAAACGGGTCGGTTCTGAAATCCTCGGCTCCATCCCATTCGACCTGTATAACCTGTCGATGCTTGAACAACGACGGCAGCTGGTCGTCGACATGTTTCAAGCGTTGACAAAAACATTTGATCATTTGCAGAATCCCGGGTATTCGGCCGATGCCCTCGAACGGGCGAGCCGATGGTCCGCAAGGCAGGCTCTTGGTTTCCTTCATGCTGCTCCTGTTCTCTTGATTGATAATCACCTGCTGATGACACAAAGGCTGCTGGAGGACTTCTATTATGGGGATTACCTGGAAAAGTGGAATCTGCACCGCGAGTTTATCCAGAAAGCTCGCGCGCTGCACTTGCAACAAACCGCAGGAAGAGGAGAAACTGACCTGAACGAGCGCGAACAGCTCCGCAATGAGTACAGGGGAAAGGAAAGACTGTTACACAATAAGAATCATCAGGCCTGGGAAGAACTTGTCACTGCACGCACAACGACCTTGAATGAGTTGTTCAGGGAAGTGGAACAATTGCTGCGGGGCATACCGGAAAAATTATGGGATGGCCGGCCGTGGCTCTACGAATTGCCCGTGGCGAATCAGAATTGGCCGGGAAGCCGGGACTTCAAAATCATAAAGGACCGGTTCGGTGAGCTCAAATCACACTGGATCAATATTACCTCGCTACATTTGTATTTGTTTTTCAGACATCCTGCCGATTTTGGGGATTTGGCATTAAAATCTCAAACACTGGCATTCACACTCCCGGCATTCGAAGAGAGTGAGCGCGAACCCGGTGGAGGTCTCCCGTCCCCTTTTCCCTCCCCTGCACCAGGGGAGGCACCGAGGGCACCATTTGTTATAATCCCCCGGGATGCATCGAAGCCGGAAGGACCCAGGATTGTTGTTCTTCCCAGGACTAGGGAACCTTTCGGGAAAGTCTCCGGGTATCAGGAGGCCCCGATAAATGCACCCTTTGCCGGCATTGGCGTACATTTAGCAGATGGTTCCTTTGTACACCGGACATCGGACATAACGCTTCGTTCCTGGGATGATGTGGACTTCGATTTTGTTCGATCCTACCGGAGCAATATCACGTATGAAGGTGTGATGGGTCCGAATTGGGACTTCAACTACAATCAGCGCCTCGTACCGGTGGGAGGAGAACGCATCCCCATCAAGGATGCACCTTTGACTTATGGCGAAGAGTTTCCCCGTAGTGACAGAACAGGGCGGGGTAGTGATCTCCAGTTTTTCGACGGTGACGGACGTCTCTTTCTGTATACTTTCAAAAAAGCCGAGTTCAGAAATACGGCAATCTGGGGCGTATGGAAGGGAGATGCTCTCGTATCGACCTATGACGCCCCAGCAGGCCGTTTCGATGAACTGCTTCGGATCGTTATCCTGCCCGACAGGAACCAGAGGTTCTCCACCGACCTGGACAGTTCAATCGTGCCATCTTCGATTTTCTATGTGCGACGGGAAAAAGACGGAACACGTTATTTTTATAATTGTCATGGTCTTCTGACCCGCATTATCGACCGGACAATGTTTCGGGAGCTTCAGTTCGGATATGCAGGGCCATTCAATCCCCTCACCCTCACGCAGACGTTGAGTGCTGTCAAACTCGTTCATACGGGAACGGTCATCAAATTCGAATATGAGCTGCGTTCCGAAAGAGGCCCTCCACGGTTGCTACGGTTGGTTGCGCGCAGCTATCACGGATTGGAAAAAACCGTTGAATATTCATACAATGACGAAGGGCGATTGCACGAAGTGACGCTTCCGGGGAGTACGGAGCAGAATCCAATCGTACTCCGGTATACCTACGGGGACAAAAATCTCCTCACCACAATCACGTCGCCCAGGGAAGTGGCGCGGGATGGGATCCATTTTTTGAAGAATGAATACTCCAATGGTCGTGTCTCTTCGCAAACGTGGGGGGTGCCTCCCGAAGACGGCGGAACGTATATATTCAAGTATGATGGTCTGTCAGTTGAGGTTACGGATCCGGGGAAAAACAGAACGGTTTATACGTTAAAAACGGAGAGTGGCAATATCGTTACGGAACGAATGACCGAAATGGGAGCGGAGGAGGGTAAATCGTGGTCGACGTCATTCGATTACTACCCCTTTCTCCTCTGGCGCCGCGTCAATTTTCCAAAGGGCAATGCCGTGGAATATGGACGGGATGCAAAGAACGATTTCATAACACTCGATAGTGAACCTTACAATAAGCTGAACCAGGGTAATATTCGTTCCATTGCACGTATCAGTAAGAGCGGGAATAAACTCGAACAATTTACTTACACCTACGAGCCTTACTTCAATGAAGTGGAGACGGTCACCGATGGACGCCATTACACGACGACCTACAAATACGAACCGGGCTTCAAGCGTTTCGAGGCGTATCAGAACGGTCGTGCCGTCAAGATCATCTATCCTGATTTGACGACCGCCAATGGTACGGTTCACAAAGATATTCATGAGATAATCGAATGGACTCCCTTCGGTCCTCTCAAGATCACCGATGTTGGAAAACACGTAACCAACTTTATTTACGCAAGCACACCGGATGGTTTTTTTCCCATTACCAGGCAGCATCCCGATTCGACGACCCGCAACGTGACCTATGACGATTGGTGGAACGAAAAAACCATCAAGGACGAGCGTGATATCGTTACAAAGTTCGAATACGACGGCCGTGACCGCCCAACTGATCGTTATGATGACGTAAATGGTTTCAATATCCACACCTCTTATAAATATGACGAGAATGATAACGTCACACGGGTAGAACACGAGTGGAAAGATACGTTCGACAGCAGTCTGCATCCCGCACTCTCTCGTCTTCCCGCGCAGCCGAGGAAACATGTTCGCACCTATGATTATTATGTACGGGGCATGCTGAAATCAGAGACGGTGGAGTTGGATGATGCTGCCCTTACAACCACTTATTACTATGATGGCTATGGCAACCGGCGAAGAATCGAATCACCCCTCTCCGGAGTCACCCAGCGTTTTTTCAACGAGCGCAATCAACTCTCGCGAATCAGCAAAGGCTCCCAGTCGGAAGTGCTGATTACCGAAACGTTTGAATATGATGGCAACGGCAATCTCGAAAAGCACATAGACAACAGGGACAACGCAACCACCTACCTCTATGATGATTTCGACCGTTTTCGGGGGATCACCGATGCCGCGGGCAATAAAATCGAGCACCTATTGGATGATTCTAACAACATCAAAAGGACGAGATTCTTTGGGCACCCCGGCGGTCCTACTCCCGTTGCAGACAATAACCCACAGATTCTCTTGCGCGATATTGAATTCGAGATCGATGAGCATAACCATGTGCACACGCGTCACGATCATGTATTGGAAATCAAAGACGGGGAGAGCGTCAGCAACGGAATACTGGATACCCGCTATATATATGATAAGGAGGGACTTCTTGACTTCGTTATCGATTCTCACGGGCACAAAACGGACAATGATTATGACAGCCGGCACCGGCTGACAAAAGTTACCGATGCAGCCGGCAATTATACCCTGCGGATTCTCGATGGGAACGGGAATATCGAAGAACTCCACGAGCATGAGGCTGCACAGGAGGGCGCGGCTGAACCTTCCGGGACATATGTTACCAAGTCGGAGTACAACAGCTTGAACTACCAAATCGCCGAAACGGATCCGCTGAACCGGACTACCCGGTTCTTCTGGGACAGTCTCGGCAACCTGCGGGCGCAGGTAAGAAAGAGTGGAGTTCCGGATGGCTTCGCGACTCTCTATAGCTGGGATGCATTACACCGGAAGAAGGAGAAGCGGACAGAATGGGTGCGCCATAAGAAAGAGGGCGGGCTGTGGGCGACAAAGTGGGACGATTTGGTAACAACTTATAAGTATGATTTAACGGGCGGCGCCCTTTCGCTCACCATCATGGAGAAACTGCAAGGCCTGGAAGGTGACAGGAATGATGAAGATTTTAGCAGCACAACCGAGCTGCACTACGATGCAACGGGACGGCATATCAAGACAGTTCGGCCTGACGGAGCGACATTTGAAGTTATGGAGTATAACGCCGATGGTAATCCTGTGCTCATGAAAGACGCCAATGAGACAAAAGTCACCAACACATACGATGTTCTCAACCGGTTAGTCAAGCGAACAATTGAACCAGGTGATGGCATCGGGGGTGTTACCGAGGAACACTATGAATATGACGGGTTAGGACGGATGACGGCAGCCGGTGGTGAAGGATACGTGGGTTTCAGCTACGACTCATTGGGGCGCATATTGAGCGAACAGCAGGCATCGCGGGCGAGAGTCGACGATGAAGATAATGGACGGCTCAAACCGGCGGTCGCCTTTCGCGCCGGAAGGCCGCTCACACCCCGTGAACCGAAAGTTGTCACAACGACATACAAAGATACCGACCACCTGACTGTTACATACACCTACCCCACCCTTCAGTTTCAGGTTGAAGAACAGTATGATCCGCTGGAACGTGTCAGTTCCACCGTCCTTCGCTCCAAAAATGAGGAGAAAGGCCGGGTAGCGTATCGTTACATTGGGAAGAACCGTGTAAGCATCCGGACCTATAGCAACGACACGAAGACCCATTATTTTTATGATGATGATCGCCTGTTGCAGGGTATCGCCCATTTCGGCCCCCAGGGGAGAAAACTTCCCCGGCAATTAGAGCCGCCCTTGAGTCCCGAAGAAATGAAAGCCGTCTGGGACGATGTTCGCGTTCTCCTTCGTAGCGAAGACCCCCTCTTTGCAACAAGTGAACCGCTTCTTGCAGCCTATTTCACGTTACGCGACAAAGAAGGAAATATCTATCTTCACGATCACATCCATCCGCTCCCCCAGACTCAGCCCAATACGGATCATTGGCGCCAGGAAAGAAGAATCTTTGCTTATGATAGTTTCAACCAGATTCAGTCACAAAAACATTTCATCTCCCTGTACCGGAGAGAACGTGCCGGAGGCTCTCCCCTTTCAGAAACCTCGGCTCAATATCACCAATACCGTGAGACCGGGGCACGAATGATCACGGACATCGTCGAGAATTACGATCCACCGACAGGTCTCGAAGGAAATGTCAAGCGGCGGGAACTCACCATCGGGCGTACGGCTATCGGCAACGTTGTCCGCTACAATCCCATAAAGGTGGATCGGCTTGACAAACTGACGGATCTGATTCCACCGACGGAAAATCTGATTTCTGAATCTTTCGGGTACGAATTCGACAAAACTGGCAACATGATCAGGGATAAGATGAACAACATCGAATATCATTATGATTACCGAGGGCGGCTGGTTTCGGCGCGTTCCGTGGATGACGGCACGAGTGTACGGTACCAGTATGACCCCTTTGACCGGCTGATATTACGGGACGTCGAGCTTGGCCCTGAAAGCGATCCCCAAACAATCGTGACATGGTTTATTTACAATGGTGAGGCGTGCATCGAGGAGTTCCCCTTTGGTCCTGAAGTGACACCGCTTAACAGGGGCCGCACCAGCTATGTATGGGGCGGCAGCCCCGGCGAGCTTGTATGGATGAGCCGTGTACTGGATGTTTCAGCAGATACCGAGTCGGCGGTGAGAAATTATTTTGTACACGAAGATTTCAACGGCTCTGCGCAATTTTTCTCGACTCTCCGTTTGGTAGAGAAAGCCGGCATGCTTGAAATTCATGATTGGCGTTGGAAACGGCGTGCCCCTAGTATCGGAAAGGAAACGTTTCTGCCGCTACCGGCGCTTGGTACGCGTTACGAAGCCTATTTCGAAGGGAATCTCCTCGGAGGCCGCCCCCTGTTTGATTTTGAGAAACCCATCAACTTCTCGTCCCGACACATGGAAGAGTTCAGGGCCGAGCTCACCCGGCGGCGATGGGAAATGGATTCATGGGTACTGTCCCGCATACTCACACCTTTCGGTGGCCCTGTTGCAGCCGGTATAGAAGGGCTGGGCTGGGTCGCCAGGCTGGGGCTCATAGCAACCGGTAACACCTCTCCCCAGTGGGACAGGAGGTTGGAAAATGCGCTCTTCATTGCTGATGTACTTGCTTCCTTCGGTTCTCTGGCACTTGCAGGCCCGGATAAATGGACCCGCATGGCTGGAGAGGTGGGAGGCAGCCCGGAGATGTGGCTCAGGGCGAGGCGGTTGGCCCGATGGGCACAGATCAAACCTCATCTCCCCTTAATTGGTGCCAGGATTTCAGCTGGTCGGACTGCCATCACTCCTGGGGGTGCCCTGCAGATTGACGCCAACGCAGCACGGCTCCGCGTTATTCAAGCTGCAAGTGAAGGTTCGAATCTGGCAGACGACCCATTCCTGGACAACAATATATTGGTCTGGATTTACGAAAAACAAGCCGGTGCGCTGAAGTTCGCCCAGAAATATCATGGCTTGATGAGCATCGACTTGACCGTTGCGAGCGAATTCGTCGCGGGCGGGCGCTCTCTGCGAGCACTTGGAGAATTGATGAGGGAACATGACATTCGATTGCTTGAGGCAGCCACAGACGCCGAGGCGACAATTGTGATGAAGGGGATAGGGAGAACCAGTCTCTCAAACGATATCCGAATCATTGCAACCGCCAGAAAGCATGGAGTACACCTGGCTTCGGGAGACAGGAATCTCATTGCCGGAGCGGTTCGTGCAAGCCTGGAAAGCGTTGCATTCGGGAGCAATATCGAAGTACGGGCGTTCCGTTTTGTCGATCCTGCCATTCCCTTTTACAAGCGTGTCATATCAACATTACGCGCACAAGGAATCAGCACACCCCGTGATTACATCGGACCACTGACAGATTTTCCGCGGGCTCCCTGA